Proteins from a single region of Nitrososphaerota archaeon:
- a CDS encoding ATP-binding cassette domain-containing protein, which produces MSPPVAALEGATKAYGDVKAVEGATISVEGGKVVGVVGPSGSGKTTLMGMLGTLLTPTSGKACFDGKDVAEMPVPRRREIRLRRMGFVFQQLRLMQKLSVIENVRLPLALAGSPTDAQLRRASDLVGAVGLGGKERRKPRELSVGEQQRVAVARALVNSPALVLADEPTSQLDSATGGKVLELLEGLCREIGAAVVISTHDQRMRDRLGEVYEMRDGVIGPG; this is translated from the coding sequence ATGAGCCCGCCGGTGGCGGCTCTGGAAGGGGCGACCAAGGCATACGGGGACGTGAAGGCAGTGGAAGGGGCCACCATAAGCGTCGAAGGGGGGAAGGTGGTGGGGGTAGTCGGTCCCTCCGGGTCTGGAAAGACCACCCTGATGGGGATGCTCGGGACCCTCCTGACCCCGACTTCGGGAAAGGCCTGCTTCGACGGGAAGGACGTCGCGGAGATGCCAGTCCCCCGGAGGAGGGAGATCAGGCTCCGCAGGATGGGGTTCGTCTTCCAGCAGCTCAGGCTGATGCAGAAGCTTTCGGTGATAGAGAACGTGAGGCTCCCCCTGGCCCTCGCCGGGAGTCCCACAGACGCCCAGCTCCGGAGGGCGTCGGACCTCGTCGGCGCGGTCGGGCTCGGGGGGAAGGAGAGGCGCAAGCCCCGGGAGCTGAGCGTGGGGGAGCAGCAGAGGGTCGCCGTGGCGAGGGCCCTGGTGAACAGCCCGGCCCTCGTCCTCGCCGACGAGCCAACGAGCCAGCTCGACTCGGCGACCGGGGGGAAGGTCCTGGAGCTCCTCGAGGGGCTCTGCCGGGAGATAGGGGCCGCCGTGGTGATATCGACCCACGACCA
- a CDS encoding ABC transporter permease, with protein MSLASLGLRNSFRKPLRTSLSVAGIALCIVLVLTVTAVSARYTTVVDQSYTIYHADLLVVSKGALLLGGLPLGAVISQGAVSEVASVKGVTSATPILIVVDVNGLVPSNITIGIPIQNFSMFASATPLTLKGSYPASPDQVVVGNYLASTGGLGVGSTIHEAGNVLTVSGVAYTSNIVLGNAVIMPLQTAQESLGYSDLVSAVLVNTDNATAGVSAGIESSVPGVGVLSYGASQEITAPLLSSVGTFDLAMAAVASVLAGLFVTVIVMVNILEEREELATMVAMGASGGSVLRVTLAETALVALAGAGAGAVLSGAATAFVFERYAGLSLSVSLGTLGTILPPADTVLAVLGVLAIGVAVAVGTTVGVVRRLG; from the coding sequence GTGTCTCTGGCGTCCCTGGGGCTCCGCAACTCGTTCAGGAAGCCCCTGAGGACCTCCCTTTCCGTGGCCGGGATCGCGCTCTGCATCGTGCTCGTGCTGACTGTCACCGCGGTGTCGGCCAGGTACACCACCGTCGTCGACCAGAGCTACACCATCTACCACGCCGACCTGCTTGTAGTGTCGAAGGGGGCGCTCCTTCTTGGGGGCCTCCCCCTGGGGGCTGTCATCTCCCAGGGAGCGGTGTCGGAGGTGGCGAGCGTGAAGGGGGTGACGTCCGCGACCCCCATCCTGATAGTGGTCGACGTGAACGGGCTGGTCCCGTCCAACATCACCATCGGGATACCCATCCAGAACTTCTCCATGTTCGCCTCCGCCACCCCCCTGACGCTCAAGGGGAGCTACCCCGCGTCACCCGACCAGGTGGTCGTGGGGAACTACCTCGCGTCGACCGGAGGGCTGGGGGTCGGCTCCACCATCCACGAAGCAGGCAACGTGCTGACCGTGAGCGGGGTGGCGTACACCTCCAACATAGTCCTCGGCAATGCGGTGATCATGCCGCTTCAGACAGCGCAGGAGTCCCTCGGGTACTCGGACCTGGTTTCCGCCGTCCTGGTGAACACCGACAACGCCACCGCGGGGGTCTCCGCGGGCATAGAGTCGTCGGTCCCCGGGGTGGGGGTCCTCTCCTACGGGGCGAGCCAGGAGATCACGGCCCCGCTCCTGTCTTCGGTGGGGACCTTCGACCTCGCCATGGCGGCGGTGGCGTCCGTCCTGGCCGGCCTCTTCGTCACGGTGATAGTCATGGTGAACATACTGGAAGAGAGGGAGGAGCTCGCTACGATGGTGGCCATGGGGGCCTCTGGAGGGTCGGTGCTGAGGGTGACCCTCGCCGAGACCGCGCTGGTGGCCCTGGCTGGGGCGGGGGCAGGGGCCGTCCTTTCGGGGGCGGCCACGGCCTTCGTGTTCGAGAGGTACGCCGGGCTGTCCCTCTCCGTCTCCCTGGGGACCCTTGGGACCATACTCCCTCCGGCGGACACCGTCCTCGCAGTGCTGGGGGTGCTCGCCATAGGGGTGGCGGTCGCGGTGGGGACCACCGTCGGGGTGGTCAGGAGGCTGGGATGA